One Deltaproteobacteria bacterium genomic window, AGGCGAGTCGCTGGTAGTCGAGGCGGGGCGGATAGGAGAAGCTCATGAAGTTCCGGATGCCGCGGCTGGCGAGGTGACCGCGCAGCGCGAGGAAGTTGGTCGGGTCGCCGAGGAAGCCGTGCACCAGGACGACGGGCGTCGGGTGGGGCGCGGCCGGATCGAAGCGCTGCGCACGCAAGAGGAGCCGAAACGGCATGGCGAGCGCGGCCGTTCCCAGCGCCGTGACCTCGTTCCCCACGATCCGCAAGCTGATCATCCCCGCCTCCCCTCGACCCCTCGCGAGCGGGCGCCGGTTGCCGTCGGACGCTGCTTCTTTGCCGAGACGCGTCCGGCTTGTCAAGAAAAAAGCGAACGGTTGCAAAGGGCTCGGACGGGCGCTAGGAGCACCTCAGGTCCCTTCCTCCGCGAGGAGACGGCATGGCGTACATCATCACGCGGCTCTGTCGCGACTGCCTCGACACCGGGTGCGTGGCCGTCTGCCCCGTCGACTGCATCTACGAGTACACGGGCTCGGATCGAGCGCAGTGGCCGAATCAGCTCTACATCCACCCCGACGAGTGCATCGACTGCGGCGCGTGCGAGCCGGAGTGTCCGTGGCAGGCGATCTTCGAGGAGGTCGCCGTGCCCGACGTCTTCAAGGACGACACGCCGCTCAACTACAAGATCATGGAGGACATGAGCGACTTCAAGGTCGCTCAGCACAAGAAGATCGATCACCCCACCGGCGAGCAGGTGGCGGCCAACAAGCAGAAGTGGGGGTGGACGGGCTGAGGGTCAGCTGCTCCGGCCGCTCACGACGACCCGCGGCCCGAGCTTCGCCTCGAGCTCCCTCAGCTTGGTCTCGAGTTCGAGAACGCGCCGGCCGCTCTCTTGGCGCTCGGCGAGCCCGATCCTGCGCTTCTCCTCCAGCTCCTGCGCCAGCGTGCGGGCGAAGCGCTCGGCCTGGCGCTGGCGACGGACGCTGGCGACGGCGATCGCGGCCGCCGTTCCGAGCCCGAGCACGAGCAGCACGAGCAGCACCTGCGCGCCGAGCAACCAGCGCTCGGCGTTGGCCAGCCGCGCCGCGCGGGACTCGGCCGCGTCGGCGGCCTCGCGGGCCTGGCGTACCTGCTTGGTGAGGGCGTCTCTCTGCTCGGCCGATTCGGCGAGCGCCTTCGCGAGCCGGCCGTTGTCGCGCTCGAGTGCTGCGACGCGGTCGCTCAGCTCGCGGGCCGCCGCGTTGGGGATACGGTAGACGAAGCCGGAGGCGACCCGGGTCGGGTCGTTGATGCCGTTGGCTGCGAGGAAGGCCGGCAGGTCGTTCGGGGGCACGCCGAACATGGCCGCCACGGCGCTCGGGTGATCGCCGGGACGGGAGCGGTAGACGAACGTCCGACCGCCGTCGTCGCTGGTGAAGAGCGGCGCCTCGGCTGGGGTCGCGCGGGCCACGAGGACGAGCGTCGCCGCCGCGAGGAGCGTCGTTGCCGCGACGACGGACACGAACTGCATTCGATCGCGCATCAGGGCTGGGCCTCGGCGGCAACTTAACCCCGGGCCCGGGGCTCGGCAATGCGGGCTTGTACCTAATTCAGGGCGTGACCGTCGCCATGACGGTTCCGGAGGAGGCGTCGGCGATCTCCACCCGCACCGGCCCGTCGACGTGGTTGGCGTTCTGCGCGCTGCGCAGCTCCTCGCCCATGTGGGTCGTGAACTTCTCGCGTACGGCCGGCGGCATCGCCTCCATCGGGAAGTTCTCGACCAGCACGCGCCCCGCTGCAGGGCCGCTCCACTCGAAGCGGACGATCTTCGGACCAACGATCGGGTGGCTGCGGAACGCCCGCTCGACCGCGCTCTGGAAGGGCGAGGAGGCGGTTCCGGCCTTGTCGCCCGACAGGCGCGCGATCATCTCGTCGATCTGGTTGCGGACCGCGTCCTCGCCGGCCACGTTGCGCGCCGTCCGCAGCTCCGCCAGGGCGCCCGTGTCGTCGCCCTGCTGGTGGTAGGTGACGGCCAGGTTGTAATGCGCCTGGACGAACGACGGGTTCCGCTGGATGACCGCCTTGTAGGTGGCGACCGCACGGCCCACGTCGCCGGCGTACAGGTACATGGTACCGAGGTCGGTGCGCGCAGTCGGGTCGTCGGGGCGGAGCGCCAGGTAGCGTTCGAACAGGGGGATCGCCTCCTTGTGCTCCTCGCGGTCGTAATGGACGTTGGCGGCGCCACGGAGCGCGTCGGGGTGCTTCGGGTCGGTCTCGAGGACGTGCTCGAAGGCCGCCAGGGCATCGGGGTAGTAGGCGGGATCGAGCTGCGCCGCGCGGTACTCCACCTGCCCGAGCCTCGCCCAGGCGTCCGCGTCCTGCGGCTTCTCCTTGGCCTTCGCCGCCAGGTCGGCGATGAAGGATTTCACCTCCGCGGGGAGCGCGAGGGGGACCGTCGGGTGCCCCTCGGGGAGCTGCTGGGACCCGGGCGCGGGCGGCGCCGACGCGGCGCGCGGCCCCCCGGGTGCCCGGCCCTGCGCAGGGACGAGGATCAACGTCCAGATGGCGAGCCCGGCGCTCAGGAAGACGCCCAGGACCGCCGCGCCCGCCGCGGTCAGCCGCCAAGGTCTCTCCCGGGCCGGGACGCCGCCCAGCGACTCGCCGCACTCCGCGCAGAATTTCGCGCCCGTGCGGGGGACGGTCCCGCACTGCGCGCAGCCACGAGCTCCCATCGGCCAGATGGATTCTAATGAAAAGCCGGCCCACGTCCTAGAGGCGTCAATTCTGTAGCGCAGCGTCGCGTGCGAGAGACGCCGCCCATGGGCGCCCATCGACGCTGCGGTGCCCATGAGCGGCGGCATGCGCCTTGCTCGGTGTGAGCCGACGATGGGTGAGGCGGCGCGGGTGCTCGGGGCGGAGGAGGCGGATGTCTTGGCGCTTGCACTGCGCGCCACGGCGGACGGGGTGGCGATCATCGAGCGGAGCGGGCGCATCCGCTTCGTCAACCGCGCCCTCGCCGAGGCGTGGGGGGCGCCGGTCTCGGCCATCGTCGGCCGGCCGGCCGGCGACTTCGTGCGGCTGCCCGGGAGCGGCGCGCCGCTCGACACCGTGCTCGCCGCCGCCGAGCAGGGCTCCTGGCGAGGCGAGCTCGGCAAGGCAGGCGTCGAATCGCCGCGCGGCGCGTGGGACGTCACGTTCAGCCGGGTGGCCGGGGCGAACGCGCTGGTCGCCGTTTTCCGCGACTGCAGCGAGCAGCACGCGCTCGAGCAGCTCCGTGCCGACTTCCTCTCGATGATCACGCACGACATCAAGGCCCCGCTCACGGTCATCCTCGGGTACACGGAGCTCCTGACCGAGGGCGAGTCCCGCCCTGCGGACATGCCGCCCGACATCCTCGGGCACATCCGGGAGAGCGGCGAGAAGATCCATGCCCTGGTGTCCAACTTCCTCGACGTGTCGCGCATCGAGGCCGGCCGCCTCGTCCTCGACCGCCGCCTCATCGACCTGGGCGGGGTGGTGGCGCAGGCGGTGGATCAGCACGCCTGGAGCGCGCGCCGCAAGGGGCTGGCGCTGTCCATCGAGTCCGGGAGGCTGCCGGCCGTGGTCGCCGACGAGTCGCAGATGGAACGCGTGGTCGGCAATCTGGTCGGGAACGCGATCAAGTACACGCCGGCGGGTGGTGTGATCCAGGTGACGACGGGACGCCACAACGGCCACGTCACGGTCGCCGTGCGGGACACGGGACGGGGCATCCCGGCTCATGAGCTGCCCCATCTCTTCGAGAAGTACCGCCGGGTGCGGGACAAGCACCGGACCGAGGGCACCGGGCTCGGCCTGTTCATCGCCAAGACGATCGTCGAGGCGCACGGCGGCCAGATCCGGGTCGAGAGCGCACCGGGCACCGGGTCGACGTTCACGGTGCTGCTGCCGGCCTAGCGTCCCAGGCGGTCGGCTCCGCCGTCGCCGGGGACGCCGCGCGCAGCGTCACGTCCTCGGGGGTGCCCCAGGTCCGCGCGACGACCTCGGCGACCCGCGACCAGTCGACACGGTCTCCGAGGCCCGCGGCTCGGAGTCGGGCGAGGACGCTCTCGAGCTCCACGGGCTTCCCCTGGTACACGTCGTGGTGTACCTCGAGGAAGATGGAGCCGAGCCGGTCACGCGCGATCTTCACCGGCTCGTAGACGACCTCCACGGCGGTGCCGTCGCGCGCTTCCCGGAAGAGTCGCTCCGCGTGCTCGGGGAGGAGACGCAGGCAACCGTGGCTTGCGTACTTCCCGACGCTCGCGGGGGCATTCGTGCCGTGCAGCCCGTAGCCTGGATTCGAGAGCTGGATCCAGTACTTGCCGAGCGGGTTGTCGGGCCCCGGGCCGACGACCGAGACGAGGGGCTCGCCGCGGGCGCGCATCTCTGCCTGGATCGAGGCGGGCACGCGCCAGACGGGATCCTCCCGCCGCCCGACGACGCGGTATCGGCCGGGCGGCGTCGCCCAGTCGATGCGGCCGATGCCGACCGGAAAGCGCGCGTTGAGCTGCCCGTGCTCGAACCAGTAGAGCGTCCGATCGGCGAGGTCGATGACCATGCCGTCGGCCCCGCGCCGTGGCACGACATGGCGGTCGGAGACCTTGAGCCGCATGCCCGGCCGCAGGCGATCGGTCTCCGCAAGACCGTTCAGGCTCGAGAAGAGGTCGCGGTTCATGGTGAAGCGGCCGGTGATCGACCAGACGGTGTCGCCGGGCGCGACCGTGTACTCGTGCTCGCTGCCGGCGATCAGGTCGTAGATGCGCGGCGTCGCCGCCTCGGCACGGGCGGTGTCGAGGAGCAAGAGCCCGATCGCGAGCGCCCCCGACCAGGAGCGGAGAGTCCACATCGCCACCATGATAGTCGTCCGCGGACGAGCTTGACAGCGTGAACGGGTGCGGGCGACGCTCCGACCGATGGGCTGCGATACGCCTAGCAGGCCGAGGCGGAGCGGCTTGCCCGGGAGCTCGGGGGGTGAGCTCCCGGGCCCCGGCGCTCACGTTCCGTCGCCGCTCGCTGGTCCGGCGACGTAGCGCTCGGCCACCGCAACCTCGCCGAGCCCTGCGACCGCCGGCTCCGCCTCCTCGTCGACCAGGAACCACTCCATGGGGCGCCCCGTGTAGCGCGCGATCCGGAAGAGCACGTCGGTCGCCGGGATGCGGCCGTTCAGGTAGTTGTAGACGGCCGAGAGGCTCAGCCCGAGGTCGTAGGCGAAGGCCTTCGGCTCGTCGGCGACGATCTCGCGGAGCTTGCGGGTGAAAGCGGGGACGCTGACGTTGCTCATCGCGGCTCTCCTTTTCGGTTGGCCCCGCCAAAAAAAAGGCCACCGGTCCTTGCGGGCCGGTGGCCTTTCATTCGACGGAGGGGGTTCCGACTCTCTAGGCTGGGGAACCTCCCGCCGCCGCCAGGCCACCGGCCCGAATTCGCGTCCGCTTGGTCGCGCACGCCATCGGGCCGTGCCAGCTCACGGCGTCACGCACGACGCCGACCGGCTGATGCTGCGGCATCAGAAACAACGCGGTCGGCTGGGTCGAGCGTGCCATGGTTCCCGTCCTGGATTCCTTGTACGCCGGGCGGCGATCTCGATGCAAGGATGGCGTTTCCACGCTCGTCCCGGACTCACTCGTGCCGGAGGGCGACGATCGGGTCGAGCCGGGCCGCCCGCCGCGCCGGGTAGACCCCGAAGACCAGCCCCACGGCGCCGGAGAAGAGGAAGGCGAGGGCGACGGCGGACGGCGAGAGGAGGATGGGCCAGCCTGCCAGGTGGCCGATCAGGAGCGCCGCGCCGACGCCCAGGACCGTCCCGAGCACGCCGCCCGTCATGCTGAGCACCGCCGACTCGACGAGGAACTGGAGGAGGATGTGGCGCGCCTTGGCGCCGACGGCCAGCCGGATGCCGATCTCGCGCGTGCGCTCGGTCACCGACACGAGCAACACGTTCATGATCCCGATGCCGCCGACGACGAGCGAGATGGACGCGATGGTGGCGAGGAGCTGCGTCATCACCCGGCTCGCCACCAGCGACGCCTCGAACAGCTCGGCCATGTTGCGCACGGTGAAGTCGTCGTCCTGGCCGGGCGGCGTGCGATGGCGCTCGTGCAGCAGCCGGTGGATCTCCTGCTCCGCCGACACGGCTTCCTCCGGGCTCGGCGAGGAGATCATGATCAGGTTCACCGTGCCGAGGAACGCCGCGCCGATCACCCGCCGCTCGGCGGTGCCGAACGGGACGATCACGACGTCGTCCTGATCCTGCCCCCAGGACGTCTGTCCCTTGGCCGTGAGCACGCCGATCACGCGCAGCGGGACGTTCTTGGCCCGGATCGTCGCGCCGAGCGGGTCCTCGCCGGGCGCGAACAGCTTCTCGACGACGGTGCGGCCGAGGACCACGACCTTGGCGGCGCCGTCCTCGTCGGACGCGGTGAAGAAGCGGCCGCGGGCGAGCGGCCAGTCGCGCACCAGGGTGTAGGAGGGCGGGCTGCCCTGGATCGCCGTCGACCAGTTCTGGTTGCCGTACGTCACCTGTGCGATGTCGCGTTTCATCCAGGTCACCGCCGCCACGGACGGGCACTCCTTCTCGATCGCATGCGCGTCGGCGACCGTGAGCGTGCTGGCGCCGCCCCAGCCCGAGCGGATGCCGCCGGCCGTCGTCGCGCCGGGAAAGACCATCACGATGTTCGGTCCGAGGCTCGCGAGCTGCGCCTGGACGGACGCGTCGGCTCCCTGGCCGACGCTCACCATGGCGATCACCGCCGCGACACCGATCACCACGCCGAGCGCGGTCAGCGC contains:
- a CDS encoding 4Fe-4S dicluster domain-containing protein; protein product: MAYIITRLCRDCLDTGCVAVCPVDCIYEYTGSDRAQWPNQLYIHPDECIDCGACEPECPWQAIFEEVAVPDVFKDDTPLNYKIMEDMSDFKVAQHKKIDHPTGEQVAANKQKWGWTG
- a CDS encoding tetratricopeptide repeat protein, with protein sequence MGARGCAQCGTVPRTGAKFCAECGESLGGVPARERPWRLTAAGAAVLGVFLSAGLAIWTLILVPAQGRAPGGPRAASAPPAPGSQQLPEGHPTVPLALPAEVKSFIADLAAKAKEKPQDADAWARLGQVEYRAAQLDPAYYPDALAAFEHVLETDPKHPDALRGAANVHYDREEHKEAIPLFERYLALRPDDPTARTDLGTMYLYAGDVGRAVATYKAVIQRNPSFVQAHYNLAVTYHQQGDDTGALAELRTARNVAGEDAVRNQIDEMIARLSGDKAGTASSPFQSAVERAFRSHPIVGPKIVRFEWSGPAAGRVLVENFPMEAMPPAVREKFTTHMGEELRSAQNANHVDGPVRVEIADASSGTVMATVTP
- a CDS encoding HAMP domain-containing histidine kinase, with translation MSGGMRLARCEPTMGEAARVLGAEEADVLALALRATADGVAIIERSGRIRFVNRALAEAWGAPVSAIVGRPAGDFVRLPGSGAPLDTVLAAAEQGSWRGELGKAGVESPRGAWDVTFSRVAGANALVAVFRDCSEQHALEQLRADFLSMITHDIKAPLTVILGYTELLTEGESRPADMPPDILGHIRESGEKIHALVSNFLDVSRIEAGRLVLDRRLIDLGGVVAQAVDQHAWSARRKGLALSIESGRLPAVVADESQMERVVGNLVGNAIKYTPAGGVIQVTTGRHNGHVTVAVRDTGRGIPAHELPHLFEKYRRVRDKHRTEGTGLGLFIAKTIVEAHGGQIRVESAPGTGSTFTVLLPA
- a CDS encoding LysM peptidoglycan-binding domain-containing protein; its protein translation is MVAMWTLRSWSGALAIGLLLLDTARAEAATPRIYDLIAGSEHEYTVAPGDTVWSITGRFTMNRDLFSSLNGLAETDRLRPGMRLKVSDRHVVPRRGADGMVIDLADRTLYWFEHGQLNARFPVGIGRIDWATPPGRYRVVGRREDPVWRVPASIQAEMRARGEPLVSVVGPGPDNPLGKYWIQLSNPGYGLHGTNAPASVGKYASHGCLRLLPEHAERLFREARDGTAVEVVYEPVKIARDRLGSIFLEVHHDVYQGKPVELESVLARLRAAGLGDRVDWSRVAEVVARTWGTPEDVTLRAASPATAEPTAWDARPAAAP
- a CDS encoding helix-turn-helix transcriptional regulator, with translation MSNVSVPAFTRKLREIVADEPKAFAYDLGLSLSAVYNYLNGRIPATDVLFRIARYTGRPMEWFLVDEEAEPAVAGLGEVAVAERYVAGPASGDGT
- a CDS encoding FtsX-like permease family protein, giving the protein MKLARMTVRTALQALGRHRTRSALTALGVVIGVAAVIAMVSVGQGADASVQAQLASLGPNIVMVFPGATTAGGIRSGWGGASTLTVADAHAIEKECPSVAAVTWMKRDIAQVTYGNQNWSTAIQGSPPSYTLVRDWPLARGRFFTASDEDGAAKVVVLGRTVVEKLFAPGEDPLGATIRAKNVPLRVIGVLTAKGQTSWGQDQDDVVIVPFGTAERRVIGAAFLGTVNLIMISSPSPEEAVSAEQEIHRLLHERHRTPPGQDDDFTVRNMAELFEASLVASRVMTQLLATIASISLVVGGIGIMNVLLVSVTERTREIGIRLAVGAKARHILLQFLVESAVLSMTGGVLGTVLGVGAALLIGHLAGWPILLSPSAVALAFLFSGAVGLVFGVYPARRAARLDPIVALRHE